Proteins from a single region of Mytilus trossulus isolate FHL-02 chromosome 2, PNRI_Mtr1.1.1.hap1, whole genome shotgun sequence:
- the LOC134708113 gene encoding kinesin-associated protein 3-like isoform X1, with translation MQVEEARYLKRKVKFSSIDVHPTEKALVVNYELEATILGELGDPMLGERKECQKIIRVKSLNPGSDLTTLAKEIIDKCKLIHPSKLLEVEQLLYYLQSRKDSGPPSKASGKTQLQENPEVPTYDATEIDEVANINDVDDYMELLYEDVPEKIRGSALLLQLSRNPDNLEELFANETVIGALARVLREDWKKSTELATNIIYIFFCFSSFTQFHGVIMHFKIGALCMNILEHELKKYDLWNDELQKKKKLAESEKDNVKVKEDYEKSVKKYSELVKKQEQLLRVAFYLLLNLSEDLAVEMKMKNKNVVKMLVKCLERDNFELLILVVSFLKKLSIFIENKKEMSKENVISKLTKLIPCDHEDLLNITLRLLLNLSFDSELRSKIVKFGLLPKLVGLLNNENHKMIVLCILYHVSMDDKAKSMFTFTDCIPIAMKLLLESPEKTDIELLSLCINLASNKRNAQIICEGQGLKMLMKRAFKFRDPLLMKMVRNISQHDGPTKNLFVDYISDLAEAMLQADNDDFGVEALGILGNLTIPDLDYELIIREYELIPWIKRRLEPGSAEDDIVLDVIILVGTVCNDDACAKLLAESNIIHCLIELLNAKQEDDEMVCQIVYVFYQMIFHESTREVIIKDTQAPAYLIDLMHDKNAEIRKVCDNTLDIIAEFDPEWAKRIQLEKFRWHNSQWLDMIETRQMDEMADQYYGDEGGYDPYLQDTDILDRPDLFYGDAYENGYIMDGHLTPEYIDENGMYDGQPYDGQPYEGQPYDAHGQPYMPYGYDGIDIQDGYEPYARPESNMGFIDERYAGAVDQYGRPIQQEYGMYQNGNGDEEDEYDFGYGGYDPR, from the exons aaAAGTAAAATTCAGTAGTATTGATGTTCATCCCACAGAGAAAGCTTTGGTAGTGAACTATGAACTGGAGGCAACAATACTTGGAGAACTGGGAGATCCAATGTTGGGGGAGAGGAAAGAATGTCAGAAAAT aaTCAGAGTAAAAAGTTTGAATCCAGGCAGTGATTTGACGACCTTAgcaaaagaaataattgataaatgtaaattaatacATCCCTCTAAGTTACTGGAAGTAGAGCAGTTACTGTATTACCTACAGAGTCGGAAAGATTCAGGACCCCCTAGTAAAG CATCTGGTAAAACCCAATTACAAGAGAATCCTGAAGTACCAACCTATGATGCCACAGAGATAGACGAGGTGGCTAACATCAATGATGTCGATGATTACATGGAGTTACTGTATGAGGATGTTCCTGAGAAGATCCGTGGATCAGCATTACTGCTACAGTTATCTAGAAATCCTGACAATCTGGAGGAACTCTTCGCCAATG aGACTGTAATTGGTGCATTGGCTCGAGTGTTACGAGAAGATTGGAAGAAAAGCACAGAATTAGCGACtaacattatatacatatttttctgtTTCTCCAGCTTTACACAATTCCATGGTGTTATCATGCATTTTAAAATAGGAGCTTTATGTATGAACATTTTAgaacatgaattaaaaaaatatgatttatggAACGATGAACTTCAGAAAAAGAAGAAACTTG CAGAATCAGAGAAAGACAATGTGAAAGTCAAGGAAGACTATGAAAAGAGCGTCAAGAAATATTCAGAACTGGTAAAGAAACAAGAGCAGCTACTTAGAG TTGCATTCTACCTGTTACTCAACCTATCAGAAGATCTAGCTGTAGAAATGaagatgaaaaacaagaatgtggtCAAAATGTTGGTGAAATGTTTAGAGAGAGATAACTTTGAATTGTTGATCTTAGTGGTATCTTTCTTGAAGAAATTAAGCatctttattgaaaataaaaaagaaatg tcaaAAGAAAATGTTATCAGCAAGTTGACAAAACTGATTCCTTGTGACCATGAGGATTTACTCAACATTACGTTAAGACTGTTAttgaatttgtcatttgattctGAACTTAGGAGTAAAATAGTTAAATTTGGATTGTTACCCAAACTTGTAGGATTACTTA ataATGAGAACCACAAGATGATTGTGTTGTGTATACTGTACCACGTTAGTATGGATGACAAGGCCAaatcaatgtttacatttacaGATTGTATACCAATT GCAATGAAATTGTTATTAGAAAGTCCAGAAAAGACAGACATTGAACTGTTATCGTTGTGTATAAACTTAGCCTCTAACAAAAGGAATGCTCAAATTATTTGTGAAGGTCAAGGACTAAAAATGTTAATGAAGAGAGCTTTTAAATTTAGAGACCCATTGTTGATGAAAATGGTCAGAAATATCTCACAGCATGACGGACCAACtaaaaatttgtttgtt GACTACATTAGTGATTTAGCAGAAGCCATGTTACAAGCAGACAATGATGATTTTGGTGTGGAAGCACTAGGTATTCTGGGTAACTTAACCATACCTGACCTAGATTATGAACTTATAATCAGGGAATACGAATTGATACCCTGGATAAAGAGGAGACTTGAACCAG gaaGCGCTGAAGATGATATTGTTTTAGATGTTATTATATTAGTGGGAACTGTGTGCAATGATGATGCCTGTGCCAAACTGTTAGCAGAGTCTAACATCATACACTGTCTGATTGAATTACTAAATG CCAAGCAGGAAGATGATGAGATGGTTTGTCAGATTGTTTATGTGTTCTATCAGATGATTTTCCATGAATCTACACGGGAAGTTATCATCAAAGATACTC AGGCGCCTGCTTACCTTATAGATCTAATGCATgataaaaatgctgaaatacgCAAAGTCTGTGATAACACATTGGACATCATAGCT GAATTTGATCCAGAATGGGCAAAACGTATACAGTTAGAGAAATTCCGTTGGCATAACTCTCAATGGTTAGATATGATTGAGACAAGACAAATGGATGAAATGGCTGACCAGTATTATGGAGACGAAGGGGGGTACGATCCTTATCTACAAGATACAGATATCCTGGACAGACCGGACCTGTTTTATGGAG atGCCTATGAGAATGGATACATTATGGATGGACATTTAACACCAGAATATATAGATGAGAATGGAATGTATGATGGTCAACCCTATGACGGTCAACCCTATGAAGGCCAACCTTATGATGCCCATGGACAGCCATACATGCCATATGG ATATGATGGTATAGATATTCAGGATGGATATGAACCTTATGCCAGACCAGAGTCCAATATGGGTTTTATAGATGAGAGATATGCTGGGGCTGTAGACCAATATGGAAGACCAATACAACAGGAGTATGGAATGTACCAAAATGGTAATGGTGATGAAGAAGATGAATATGACTTTGGTTATGGCGGTTATGATCCACGATAA
- the LOC134708113 gene encoding kinesin-associated protein 3-like isoform X2, whose protein sequence is MQVEEARYLKRKVKFSSIDVHPTEKALVVNYELEATILGELGDPMLGERKECQKIIRVKSLNPGSDLTTLAKEIIDKCKLIHPSKLLEVEQLLYYLQSRKDSGPPSKASGKTQLQENPEVPTYDATEIDEVANINDVDDYMELLYEDVPEKIRGSALLLQLSRNPDNLEELFANETVIGALARVLREDWKKSTELATNIIYIFFCFSSFTQFHGVIMHFKIGALCMNILEHELKKYDLWNDELQKKKKLAESEKDNVKVKEDYEKSVKKYSELVKKQEQLLRVAFYLLLNLSEDLAVEMKMKNKNVVKMLVKCLERDNFELLILVVSFLKKLSIFIENKKEMSKENVISKLTKLIPCDHEDLLNITLRLLLNLSFDSELRSKIVKFGLLPKLVGLLNNENHKMIVLCILYHVSMDDKAKSMFTFTDCIPIAMKLLLESPEKTDIELLSLCINLASNKRNAQIICEGQGLKMLMKRAFKFRDPLLMKMVRNISQHDGPTKNLFVDYISDLAEAMLQADNDDFGVEALGILGNLTIPDLDYELIIREYELIPWIKRRLEPGSAEDDIVLDVIILVGTVCNDDACAKLLAESNIIHCLIELLNAKQEDDEMVCQIVYVFYQMIFHESTREVIIKDTQAPAYLIDLMHDKNAEIRKVCDNTLDIIAEFDPEWAKRIQLEKFRWHNSQWLDMIETRQMDEMADQYYGDEGGYDPYLQDTDILDRPDLFYGGIHINPGGRLLFQYKVTVFTLFQYKVIVISLFNYKVTVLTVF, encoded by the exons aaAAGTAAAATTCAGTAGTATTGATGTTCATCCCACAGAGAAAGCTTTGGTAGTGAACTATGAACTGGAGGCAACAATACTTGGAGAACTGGGAGATCCAATGTTGGGGGAGAGGAAAGAATGTCAGAAAAT aaTCAGAGTAAAAAGTTTGAATCCAGGCAGTGATTTGACGACCTTAgcaaaagaaataattgataaatgtaaattaatacATCCCTCTAAGTTACTGGAAGTAGAGCAGTTACTGTATTACCTACAGAGTCGGAAAGATTCAGGACCCCCTAGTAAAG CATCTGGTAAAACCCAATTACAAGAGAATCCTGAAGTACCAACCTATGATGCCACAGAGATAGACGAGGTGGCTAACATCAATGATGTCGATGATTACATGGAGTTACTGTATGAGGATGTTCCTGAGAAGATCCGTGGATCAGCATTACTGCTACAGTTATCTAGAAATCCTGACAATCTGGAGGAACTCTTCGCCAATG aGACTGTAATTGGTGCATTGGCTCGAGTGTTACGAGAAGATTGGAAGAAAAGCACAGAATTAGCGACtaacattatatacatatttttctgtTTCTCCAGCTTTACACAATTCCATGGTGTTATCATGCATTTTAAAATAGGAGCTTTATGTATGAACATTTTAgaacatgaattaaaaaaatatgatttatggAACGATGAACTTCAGAAAAAGAAGAAACTTG CAGAATCAGAGAAAGACAATGTGAAAGTCAAGGAAGACTATGAAAAGAGCGTCAAGAAATATTCAGAACTGGTAAAGAAACAAGAGCAGCTACTTAGAG TTGCATTCTACCTGTTACTCAACCTATCAGAAGATCTAGCTGTAGAAATGaagatgaaaaacaagaatgtggtCAAAATGTTGGTGAAATGTTTAGAGAGAGATAACTTTGAATTGTTGATCTTAGTGGTATCTTTCTTGAAGAAATTAAGCatctttattgaaaataaaaaagaaatg tcaaAAGAAAATGTTATCAGCAAGTTGACAAAACTGATTCCTTGTGACCATGAGGATTTACTCAACATTACGTTAAGACTGTTAttgaatttgtcatttgattctGAACTTAGGAGTAAAATAGTTAAATTTGGATTGTTACCCAAACTTGTAGGATTACTTA ataATGAGAACCACAAGATGATTGTGTTGTGTATACTGTACCACGTTAGTATGGATGACAAGGCCAaatcaatgtttacatttacaGATTGTATACCAATT GCAATGAAATTGTTATTAGAAAGTCCAGAAAAGACAGACATTGAACTGTTATCGTTGTGTATAAACTTAGCCTCTAACAAAAGGAATGCTCAAATTATTTGTGAAGGTCAAGGACTAAAAATGTTAATGAAGAGAGCTTTTAAATTTAGAGACCCATTGTTGATGAAAATGGTCAGAAATATCTCACAGCATGACGGACCAACtaaaaatttgtttgtt GACTACATTAGTGATTTAGCAGAAGCCATGTTACAAGCAGACAATGATGATTTTGGTGTGGAAGCACTAGGTATTCTGGGTAACTTAACCATACCTGACCTAGATTATGAACTTATAATCAGGGAATACGAATTGATACCCTGGATAAAGAGGAGACTTGAACCAG gaaGCGCTGAAGATGATATTGTTTTAGATGTTATTATATTAGTGGGAACTGTGTGCAATGATGATGCCTGTGCCAAACTGTTAGCAGAGTCTAACATCATACACTGTCTGATTGAATTACTAAATG CCAAGCAGGAAGATGATGAGATGGTTTGTCAGATTGTTTATGTGTTCTATCAGATGATTTTCCATGAATCTACACGGGAAGTTATCATCAAAGATACTC AGGCGCCTGCTTACCTTATAGATCTAATGCATgataaaaatgctgaaatacgCAAAGTCTGTGATAACACATTGGACATCATAGCT GAATTTGATCCAGAATGGGCAAAACGTATACAGTTAGAGAAATTCCGTTGGCATAACTCTCAATGGTTAGATATGATTGAGACAAGACAAATGGATGAAATGGCTGACCAGTATTATGGAGACGAAGGGGGGTACGATCCTTATCTACAAGATACAGATATCCTGGACAGACCGGACCTGTTTTATGGAGGTATTCACATTAATCCTGGGGGGAGGTTGCTATTCCAATACAAG GTCACAGTTTTCACTCTATTCCAATACAAGGTCATAGTAATCTCTTTATTCAATTACAAGGTCACAGTTTTAACCGTATTTTAG